A window of Mercenaria mercenaria strain notata chromosome 16, MADL_Memer_1, whole genome shotgun sequence contains these coding sequences:
- the LOC128549366 gene encoding uncharacterized protein LOC128549366, whose amino-acid sequence MNQNAHPSENVVTSVLRNTDTNVLRNTDTSIESAFQLLANTLQEGFNLPKPELLRFSGSTLEYCKFVNNFETNIDCKVRDDRLRLSYLIQYCDGEAKSAIEDCVLLSPSEGYKRARDILYSRYGRPHNIARTYVDKIVNGHSLKAPDTNGLSDLALEMRKCEITLSQLGFKSDVDNTDNLRRIVRRLPMHVRGKWVDIAHSITESGREPGFLDLVEFVEEKARIATSLYGLDLANEKSHGNIVEDRTFKSKPSPAPRRSNAVSFATNSAVNNPMYKPSRMLLLFR is encoded by the coding sequence ATGAATCAGAACGCGCATCCATCTGAGAATGTAGTCACGAGCGTTTTGAGAAATACAGACACTAACGTTTTGAGAAATACAGACACTAGCATAGAATCAGCTTTTCAGTTGCTGGCAAATACGTTACAAGAAGGATTCAACTTACCAAAGCCGGAGCTCCTGAGATTCAGCGGTTCAACATTGGAATACTGCAAATTTGTGAataactttgaaacaaacattgactGTAAAGTTCGTGACGACAGGTTACGACTTAGTTACTTGATACAATACTGCGACGGAGAGGCAAAGAGTGCAATAGAAGACTGTGTATTACTGAGTCCAAGTGAAGGTTATAAACGAGCAAGAGACATTTTGTACTCACGGTACGGTAGGCCACATAACATTGCTAGAACTTATGTAGATAAAATTGTTAATGGTCATTCCTTAAAGGCGCCTGACACTAATGGTCTTTCAGATTTAGCACTTGAGatgagaaaatgtgaaattacTTTGTCTCAGTTAGGATTTAAGTCAGACGTAGATAACACAGACAACTTACGTCGCATTGTTAGACGTTTGCCTATGCACGTCCGCGGTAAATGGGTAGATATTGCACACTCAATTACTGAGTCTGGTAGGGAACCGGGCTTTTTAGATCTAGTGGAATTTGTAGAAGAAAAGGCTCGAATCGCCACTTCCCTATATGGCCTTGACCTTGCAAATGAGAAGAGTCATGGTAACATTGTTGAAGATCGAACCTTTAAGTCAAAGCCAAGTCCTGCACCTCGTAGAAGTAATGCTGTCAGTTTTGCTACGAATAGTGCAGTAAACAATCCTATGTATAAGCCGTCACGTATGCTATTGTTGTTCAGGTAG
- the LOC123539810 gene encoding vitelline membrane outer layer protein 1 homolog, translating into METDLQFLTLLVLASIQPLNLKQIESNQFTGDDTALNAIRLTCSDDSGHAQLAYQIISGEGPFGSWSKTETCHQQFHASNFLVGFALQVEAPQGAVDDTSANYVKLFCRDFDGNNAEKELNSPPGHVYSGH; encoded by the exons ATGGAAACTGACTTGCAGTTCCTTACTTTACTTGTTCTAGCTAGTAT TCAGCCTCTGAATTTGAAACAGATTGAAAGTAACCAGTTCACTGGAGATGATACAGCCCTTAATGCTATTCGACTAACGTGCAGTGATGACTCTGGACATGCGCAGTTAGCTTACCAAATCATTTCTGGCGAGGGTCCATTTGGCAGCTGGTCAAAGACAGAAACGTGCCATCAACAATTTCATGCGTCAAACTTCCTGGTTGGTTTCGCCCTGCAAGTTGAAGCACCG CAAGGGGCAGTTGACGACACTTCCGCAAACTATGTGAAATTATTCTGTCGTGACTTTGACGGGAACAATGCTGAAAAAGAACTGAACAGTCCGCCTGGCCATGTTTATTCGGGACACTAG
- the LOC128549367 gene encoding uncharacterized protein LOC128549367 → MAEHTILALVQRTSFTDERICLQNGNSVRKDSCLASLNPIIHNDLIRVQGRLQCEYPSKYPVVLPSKHHVTKLIIKHIHEHYGHVGKEYVLSMSREKYWILHGPSAVKSILRDCIACRRQHTPLMTQQMAPLLDEQTTPDMPPFSHIGIDYFGPIIVKTARAREKRYGCIFTCLTSRAVHFEIAHSLSTDSFISAFQRFQSRRRCPRKVFSDSGTNLVGGETELRKSLQLWNQSKLSGFFAQNDIEWHFNPPNASHMGGAWERLIRSARVILKSLVREQLLNDEQLLTLMAETEKILNDRPLTPVSSDPRDPPALTPSMLLLMKSNQCLPVGIFKKQDIYAKRWWRQVQYLADVFWKRWLREYLPLLQNVRNAT, encoded by the coding sequence ATGGCGGAACATACCATATTAGCGTTGGTTCAACGTACGTCGTTTACCGATGAGAGAATATGTCTACAAAATGGGAATTCTGTAAGAAAAGATAGTTGTTTAGCATCTTTGAACCCGATTATACACAATGACCTGATCAGAGTACAAGGACGCTTACAATGCGAATATCCAAGCAAATATCCAGTCGTACTACCTAGCAAACACCATGTaacaaaactaataataaaacatatccaCGAACATTATGGTCACGTTGGAAAAGAGTACGTACTTTCTATGTCACGTGAGAAATATTGGATTCTACACGGACCTAGCGCAGTGAAGAGTATTTTGAGAGATTGCATCGCATGCAGACGACAACATACACCATTAATGACCCAACAGATGGCGCCCTTGCTTGACGAGCAGACGACACCGGATATGCCACCATTTTCCCATATTGGAATCGATTATTTCGGACCAATTATTGTGAAGACAGCTCGTGCACGAGAAAAGCGTTATGGTTGTATTTTCACGTGCCTAACGTCGCGTGcggtacattttgaaattgctcacaGTCTATCTACTGATTCCTTCATATCTGCCTTTCAACGCTTTCAAAGTCGACGTCGATGCCCACGGAAAGTCTTCAGTGATAGTGGAACCAATCTTGTTGGAGGTGAAACTGAACTACGTAAATCATTGCAGCTATGGAACCAGTCCAAACTCAGTGGATTTTTtgctcagaacgacattgaatgGCATTTCAACCCTCCGAACGCAAGCCATATGGGAGGAGCATGGGAACGTTTAATTCGTTCTGCTAGAGTTATATTGAAATCTCTCGTCCGAGAACAACTACTTAACGACGAGCAGCTGCTTACATTAATGGCTGAAACAGAGAAAATACTAAATGACAGACCTTTGACACCCGTTAGCAGTGATCCCAGAGACCCACCAGCATTAACGCCGAGTATGCTGCTGCTAATGAAATCAAACCAGTGCTTACCTGTTGGTATATTTAAGAAGCAAGATATATACGCAAAACGGTGGTGGAGACAAGTGCAGTATCTCGCAGATGTATTTTGGAAACGATGGTTGAGAGAATACTTACCACTACTTCAAAACGTCAGAAATGCAACGTAA